One genomic region from Bufo bufo chromosome 3, aBufBuf1.1, whole genome shotgun sequence encodes:
- the LOC120996227 gene encoding cytochrome c oxidase assembly protein COX14 isoform X2: protein MITMASSKRMADLGYKMFSGTMMLLTLYGGYLCSIRAYRYFKRQEQLQAAAENQTEAILKD from the exons AT GATAACAATGGCGTCCTCCAAGCGCATGGCAGATCTTGGATATAAGATGTTTTCTGGAACCATGATGCTGCTGACCCTGTATGGCGGGTACCTGTGCAGTATTCGGGCGTATCGCTACTTCAAGAGACAAGAGCAGCTGCAAGCGGCAGCGGAGAACCAGACAGAAGCCATCCTTAAGGACTGA
- the LOC120996227 gene encoding cytochrome c oxidase assembly protein COX14 isoform X1, with protein sequence MEQCEGGLAECMRQRLILAFASSLITMASSKRMADLGYKMFSGTMMLLTLYGGYLCSIRAYRYFKRQEQLQAAAENQTEAILKD encoded by the exons ATGGAGCAATGTGAGGGCGGACTAGCAGAGTGTATGAGGCAGCGGCTGATACTCGCCTTTGCAAGCAGCCT GATAACAATGGCGTCCTCCAAGCGCATGGCAGATCTTGGATATAAGATGTTTTCTGGAACCATGATGCTGCTGACCCTGTATGGCGGGTACCTGTGCAGTATTCGGGCGTATCGCTACTTCAAGAGACAAGAGCAGCTGCAAGCGGCAGCGGAGAACCAGACAGAAGCCATCCTTAAGGACTGA
- the LOC120996227 gene encoding cytochrome c oxidase assembly protein COX14 homolog isoform X3 → MASSKRMADLGYKMFSGTMMLLTLYGGYLCSIRAYRYFKRQEQLQAAAENQTEAILKD, encoded by the coding sequence ATGGCGTCCTCCAAGCGCATGGCAGATCTTGGATATAAGATGTTTTCTGGAACCATGATGCTGCTGACCCTGTATGGCGGGTACCTGTGCAGTATTCGGGCGTATCGCTACTTCAAGAGACAAGAGCAGCTGCAAGCGGCAGCGGAGAACCAGACAGAAGCCATCCTTAAGGACTGA